Within the Osmerus mordax isolate fOsmMor3 chromosome 21, fOsmMor3.pri, whole genome shotgun sequence genome, the region GACACTCATGGCATCCTCTCTTTACACAAACCTGGTCTTCGGCACACATGAAGGGACACTGGAAGGATGCAGCTAGCTTCCTGACAGAGACCAGGCGCTCGGGGGGCACTGATGCGTTACGAGCTTGAGatggagggaacacacacacacacacacaattaagggTTGGGACGCATACTGCCATTCTACACAGTGATAAAAGAGAGTTCATGTGCACCACATTAGTCTAAAATGTAGGCGATAAAGCAGAACGGATATGCATGTTGAGTTCTCACCATTGGTGACAAGGAAGCAGACTTTTCCGAGGAAGTAACTTGGATCCAAGTATTTCAGGGAAGTCTCTGTTGActtgtaactgaatgggaaatcAGTTTATTAATGTAAGACTCACAAACCCCAATGCAAACAAATTGTAGGCAACTGTTGGTTGACAGGTTGTCTGTTGAACCAACCACCTCAACGTAAAGCTGTGTTGACCTCACCTGAGATCTGAGGTGAGGTTTACGATAAAGACCACTAGGTCTATCCGAGGACGACTTTCTTCATTCTCCATGGGCAGGGGAAGATTTTTAGCTAATCTCCTAAACAAACATCACGCGGGTCAGTTTACCTGTGTTCCTTCGTCAGCAAGTGAGAGAGTAGCTAATAATAAATTGTATATGTAAGTTGTAGCATATGAACAAGAACATATGACACTCACACAATGACGTTGACAGTTTTTTCTTGTTGCACAATTGCGTCAGCTAGCTTCTGCTGAAACTGCTCCTCATTTTCCACcagctgtaacagtaaacaataaatcaataaatctCCAACTACGGTATTTGTTGTCAATTCGCTGTTGACAACTGGCTAGGTAGCTAACTATCAGCTGTTAGTCCTTAATGTGTAGCTACATCGTACTTACCAAAATGTTCGCTGTGTTCAGTTCAGGCAGTTTATTAAATGGCTTAAGTACAGACATCATTGCTTATTTACTTGCTATGGCGCTGCTTAAACAAGAAAAGAGACAATTCCATCCATGACAACTTGCAGTGTGGCGCGTTATTTTGAATATGCGTCGTATGCAAATCACTTCTTGACGTCTACGCTGTACTCTTCTTCTACATAGTAATTGGAGCACTACTGCCACCTATGTAACTGGAGTTCAATGTCCAGCATAATACAACATAACTTATGAACTTCATGCATCTACGTATACAGTATGCCGTGTATGCCCATTTCACACACAAGGCTTAAGTattattaaatgtattatagGCCTACTGTCTAAGGCAGCCTCAAACATACTATTAAGATGCTCAATTAGAATCAAACAAGAACGACTCCGCAAACTGTTATCAACGGAAGCAAACATTTTATTTACTTTGTAGTACTGTAGATGGCACAGCAAGGTACAGATCCTGCAAAACCTCCATCTTGTTTCACAGCAAAAGGACAGAGTGTGCTAACTAACTCAATACCACTGGCCAGAGCTCCAATATCTAAAATGCTTGTGAAGGTcctatatttcattctacatgtccagtatgagtgtgtattcatcaagtgtgtgtgtggcgagtgtaaatgtgtgtgtgtctgtgtgtgtataaacccATGGCTACACACCCCGTACGAAACCAAATATCGGATTCTTCAATGGAACGCAAAAAAACAATGGTAATAACATTGTATATCATAatgatgattaaaaaaaaaaactgaacagCATGTCTAAAACAAAATAAGAGGTTTTTAAGGTAGAAGTTCCaagttccaccccccccccccacatttcATCTCATATCTCGCTTGTCCTACATATCCAATTTATTAACACAAGATGATGTTCAGTAAAGCTTCCCCGGTCTTTCAATTCTTTCAAGTCATTCCCATCCACCCACATTTTTGAGTCATAATTCACACCCATGTTTCTTGCGTATGTGAATAAGTCAGCTCTCCTGGTTGCAAATAGTCTTGTTCCTTTACCAAATttgtaccccccctcccacttgcCTAATTCATGTCCCCGGTctaaacatgaacacacattcagtactcgcacgcacgcatgcacatccCAACCGCACGCCCACACCCACACTCCCAGACTTGTTTTTAACCCCGCCCCAACCTCCCCATCGACGCAAGACCccgggaacccccccccccccccccccccccccccccccccaaactctgTTTCTTATATCTCCCCcgattctctctcctctgaactGGAGCGCCGGTCTCTCTCGATGGACACGgacctctcccgctctctcccacgTGCCAGCTCCGGGGAAGTggacctctccctgtcctcccccggGAACTGGGGACGGTCGTTGCGGTGGGCCTCCCCTCCGGCCTCCCGCCAGCGCTCCTGGGAGGCTGGTGAGCGCTCTTTGTCGTGGGTGTTTGAggttctgtctctggaggacctGGGGGGACAGCGGAGAGGCACCGTGAGGTGTTGGGATGAGGGAATCGGGTAAAAACCCAGACCGGACCAGCCGTGACAGTGGGTTAAAGGCTGGTATGAGCACATACTCTACTCTTCAAATAAAAATTTTACGAAGGGGTTTTCATTTTAGGTTGTTGTTGTCCAAAAGGGAAGAACAGTTAAACAATGCATCTCATTTTGTACACACAAAAATTATTTTGCCTAAGTACGTTGAGTACATGAGCGGTTATCCGTTGCATGCAATGACTACCTGAagcaaaaattatatatataaaaatgctGTCTGCAATTTATCATTGCCGAGTCATTGTCTCCTTTCAACTCGTACGCAACAGCTAAAATATGTCACCGTCTGAACCGCTTTGCAAGCTCTACAGACATGGTTATGTCATGGGCATGTCCCTGAAGCAGTGCTGCGGAGCCTGGGGCTCTCATGCAGGCGGCGGCGgtctcacctcttcctcttgcTCCTGTGGGAGTGCGAGCGCGAGCGGTGCCTTTCCTTGTGTCTATGCTtccgctccctctccctgtctcgctcGCCCCCTTCTTCCCTGGACCGGGAGGAGCGGTGCCGTCTCGAGTGATGGGAGGAtgagctgcccccctccctgagaggaagagagagagagatggagagaaaggggggaaaggCAGGGAAAGGAGGAGTTTAGGTCATCGCTGATGCGGTATGAGTTGGTAGCTAAATGTTGATAGCGGTTACCATGGCGTACCTGTAACGCTCGCCACTTCTGGACCTCGACCTGAGGAAGGAACCACACAGAGATTGACTCAAACACTCAGCCTATCGAATGCTAGGAGCGCATGTCTTAGTGCATGTCACTGAATCCTGGAAAAGACTCGGTAAACAGCCTACCTCCttcggtctctctccctttccctctctcgctccctctcgcgctcgcgctccctctccctctcgcgcTCAGTCTCCCTCTCGCGCTCGCGCTCCAGCTCCCATTCTCGCTCGCGCTCCTCTTCCCGGTCGCGCTCCTCCCGTCTCCGGGTCCGCATGCGCTCCTGCTTCTCGACGACCGCTTTCTGCTCGAAAAACAGTCGACAGTTCCAAGTTTACCGACCGCCAGCGCTTACTCCCAGAACTACTAGACTTAGAAAAAGTCCCCTTCAGGCCCCTTGTGGAAATGTCAAGTACTGtcgacaggagggagaggcgtgggggggggggggggtactgcgTGACCTACCCTGAGCTTGTCCAGCTTCTCACGGATCTCAATGAAGCCCAGGTGTAGTTTGCCGCCAAAGTGGTCGGCCAGGCGGCGATCGTTGTCGTGGAGACCGAGGTAGGCGGAGCACACCTCGCACACCCTCAGCTTCTGCTGCTGGAAGCTGGACGCAGGCATGGAGTTCCTGTACACGTCCTGAAGGGGAAAAGTCACGTCGAGAAGAATGAGAATCGGGACAgtttgaaaataataataatgaaaataaataaataaaaagagttCAAAGCTACTATGTCCTTGGGATCCCCCCTGGCCCCTAGGACAGCATCCCCCCCCTACCCTGCCCAACTGACCTCCGCCTCCTTCTTCATGGCACGGgtcttctccaccttctccagcaccTGCTGCGCCTCGTCCACGTTGCCCTCGCCGCCCAGCTGCTCGGCCCGCGCCAGCAGCTTGCCGATCTCCTCGTTCAGCTCGTGCACCCTCTCGGCCTGGCCGGGGCGAAGGAGGGAGTTAGAACACCGTTAGAACCAGTTCACCGCCAATTTCAATAAAGCCCAAAATGTCCTTCGATGCCTTATCGGGAAAGATTACGAACAGCCTTCATCCATGAAGGCACACAAGTCAGTTTGTGCAGTTCTAAAATGGGGTTAACAGGCATGGATGGCAAAACGCATCACGGGACATATCTCCAAACTGTTTTCAGAAGTGTGTGCGTgcccgggtggggggggggggggggggggggggggggaggggggtgagtggTCACCTTTGCAGCCACTTCAGCACTgatctcctcctgtgtctcgGCCAGCCTCTTCTTAGCCAGCTCGGTCCTGCGATCGCAGTCGGCGATGAAGGACTGCAGGTGCTCGGCGGCCTGGGGACAACCagcaggagggtgagagaggacaggagagggagaagtatATCAAGAGGAAAAGTCAATGAGCCCATTTGCCATTTAATAACCCACGGCCAGTGTGCGACAGATACAATGACCAGAAGTCCCAAATATGCAGAGAAGGAACTCACGTCCAGTTCAAAGAAATACTCCTGCTGTTTGGAGGCAATCTCATAATCGGCTCTGAGAGCCAGGTCGTGAACCTTCACACATTCTCCCAGGTCCATTCGCTGGAAAAGAAGTTAAGTCATTAGGCAGGGTATGTACGTTTTGCAAACCTAGCAATTTTGGCTCCAGTTCGAAAGGATTCATATCCAAATATCCCACCCCTTCTCTCAAAGCAAACTCTCCGAAACAAATGAACGTGCTGCCTTACTCCTGTcgggaggtagacagacaagcagcCTGTTCCATCCTTGCATTAGGTCCCAATGCTGTCCAATCATTTAacaaaatagggagtcaggtggctgagcggtttgggatttccggccgtgccaaatggcgttgtgtcatagggcaaggcacttcaccctacttgcctcgggggaatgtccctgtacttactgtatgtcgctctggataagagcgtctgctaaattactaaatgtaaatgtaaaatgattgGTTGCATTTATTACAGTCCCGCGACGCCCACAGATATCGAATGTATTTAATTTTCCTGTCAGACCTTTAGGTTTATTGGTTGCTATTGTAACTGACGTGGCCGGGCCTCCGTCGGAGGTACACTGGGCCGACGTTCGCCCGTCACTGGGATCGAACCTGCCACCTCCAACATCCCAAGCACGGGTGGCCTgtatacatacctgaggagtgagtttacccGATCCACACCAATTACACTATCAGGATGTGACGTTTATTTCTGCTAATATGACAAAAAGCTCTTCAACAAAATCACCTACCCTGACTTTAATGACCAGTGTATTCACTGAAAATCTTACGGCTGTACTTTGCAGTACTATTTTATGACTTAATTATTGGATATTTTAGTAACATGGAGCCGTGCACAAACCAACTGTTGGGCCAGTCAGCTATATAGCTAAAGGCTTaaggatgtatgtatgtgtgtgtaaataaccCATATTATACTCACAGTGCCTGAAAGAATGTCATGAGGACAGGAGTCCAGCAAGTGACTCTTGCAAACCCGCTCGTCTGTGAACTTGATTCTCTGGCGCATGGAGTCCCCTGGAAACATTACACAAACACGACATTAGCAGATATTTCGGATTGCAATGTGATCAGTCAGATTGATAAATAATTCACATCGTGTTAGAATTACAGTATTACAGTAGGGATATCCCAACAGGAGCTTATTAGAGTCATTTTACTAAGTTATCAAgcagactcccattcattttaaaAACGAATAGCATGTTGGCTCCAAAGAGCAAGCCGACAAACTTGGGTTTCGAATTGTAGCTTGCAAGGTAGGCAGTTCGCTAGCTATCAATTCCCAGTGTGGAAACATCTCGCCGTGAGACCACACGGTACACAGACATTCTAGTCCACACAACCAGTGACATGGATTGACTCCATCGTAACAAGATGATTAAAATTTCGCTGGCTAATGCTataagctggctagctagcaccAACAGGTAGCTATCAAGCTAGCTGGCTATCTAGCAATGCATGACACTTCTATTGAcgtagctaacgctagctagcaagctaacgttagccaaGACTCAGCAGGGTAAAAAAACACATGATCAGGAGAAAATGCCGTGTTTACGGAAAAATATTAGATCTGGGCGCAGAATATAAtactcaccatctctccctgtgCCCATTAACTGGTCCAGCATCGCTCGCATTTGCGCTTGGGCCGACATGTTTCTTGTTTATGTCACAGGCACTCCACCACGCCGAAGGTCTATGCATGCAGCCTCGACCACAGGCCTCTGACGGCTCGTGCTCCACGAACAACTTTTCTCGGGGAATCTCAAGTTCTCGTGAAGACCAGTTGATGCTAATTCTGTTGCTCAATGATGCCTTGAGACCTTCTACCATCTAAACGTGTTTAGGTGTAGGTTACAACCTCGTTGTTTGCTGGTAAGATTATGTATTTAGAAATTCCGCTCGTCCTTCTCGCTTACTTCCCTATCGCCTTGACTAAACTCGTATGGCGAAGGGTGACTAAAACAAGTGTAGTGGCGGGTTTTATTCTGAGGTTTGAATAATTAAGAGAAAATCTAAATTGTATGTAATTTTGTGATCGCTTGCAGTCCCTTAATTCATTTTAAATCTCCAAATGAACTCCCCGacatttaaattatatttttttgtgtgcaaaGCCCCTTCTCGACTTCCTCTTTCTTGTGCGCGCTCTTTACCGCTGGCCCCCTCTAGGAAGTGCTGCAGTCCTCGCGCCCTGGTTGGATGATCGACAATTTATCATTATTTAGGCTACGTAAAGAAAACGTAACAAATTCATGAAAATGTGACGTTTGTTTAAAATGTCCATTTTAAATTACATTAAAATTATGATATATTAGGATATTGAACATAACATGTATTGGTACTGTCTTATCTGAACAACTATGGACTTTATAATTTTCACTGTGTTGAACGTAGTCATGGTATTCTGCAGCAACGCGCATAAACACGCCCACAATACAATTCCACCCTACACTGTAAACTGGAAATATGGCGACGACTGTCTTCCGACTTTCGAGGCAGGTTGTATCGAGAAATACGGCCATAGGTAGCCGCAAATCTGGTCTGAAACCAACGAACATATCGAAGTTTACCCCATGCCGGACTGTGGTATCATCTAGTTCTGGCACTATTCTACCCAGACCTGACAAAGTGAGTGTTTATTACTTGGTAGGCCTACTACCGTCAGGATTCAGAAAATAGGAATGAAGTGGGAGGTTCATAATACTGCAGGCGTGTCTTGGTTTCGATTGACACCACTCTTGCCAATGGCATTTAATATATTTGGCCTGACATTTGCGGGAGCCAATGAACGTATGTTTATATAACTCAGTGAACAACGCGGAAGTAAGTAGATATTATTTTCTTAAAATGGGTTGAAaactcaaataaaaaaaatatatgcttTTATCGTTAAGCAAATTCCTTTAACGACGTCCTGTAATTGCATCACTAAATGTAATACGAAGGAGCGTGGGTATAGGCAttttacagtagcctatttgACAGTTCAGAAAACGAATGAGGTGTGCTGCATTTGTTTCTATGGAATTGTTAACATTACTAATTTAGCCTAATTTGTTCTGTCTTTCAGACGTCTTTTGGACTCATCCGCatgacagctgtggtggtgccTTTCCTCTATGTGGGAACTCTGATCAGTAAGAATTTCGCCGCTCTGTTGGAAGAGCACGACATCTTTGTCCCAGAAGATGACGACGATGACGACTAAATGGCCGACTGACTCAGGTCAGTGGAAACAGAAAATAATTGGAATCTGTGTTCCATATGTGATGCATAACCCAGTTAGATTAAGTGACAGACATCAAGTTGTAATAATTTAATTGAGAACTGTTCTCTGAAAGATGTAGCCTAAACCCTACTTTAGTCTGGCCCAGTCAAGCCTCAATCAGTTGTTTACTATGTAATACTATCATGGTGCATGTGTCATTGATAATTTACAGGTAGATATTAAAATGCAAGAAAGTGGattgaatgtttttatttttccctTCAGTGCACGATGCAGTCATGATGGCATGCCAAtacaaggaaggagagagatttcCCGTGGCAGAAGATTGCTGCACCACTCCATGGCCTTCCCTCTTTCATCTTCCTTTATCCTCACCTCATATCAAAGATATTTTATTTCAATATTGTGAGGTCAATCACGACTAGGCCTTCACTCTTGTTTGCATGTGTCTTAAACTCAATAAACGAGTCTGTGGAAACACAAGGTACTGTTAGTGCTCGCTCTTCTGTGCTTTGTCTTCATCCCTCGGGTTACATTTCTGCATTGGGTTCTCCTTTCAATCATGGTTACTCAAGCATCTTAGGCCTGGTAACTCAAACCACGACCAGGCCTAGTCAGTGTCGACTAATGCCACTGACCTTTGATCACTTCCTGGTTGCCCTCTTAAAAGGATGGTTCACCCAAGTGTCAGCAAGTTCCCCCCCAGCAAATCAGCTGTCTCTAGCCCCCTCCTGCAGTGCGGCATTGGCCAGTCTTAGGTGTTCCCTGAGGGAGCCCATCTCCAATTGGCTGCGACCTTTCATTCCGCTCAGTTCCACATACGCTTCTTTATAGCGGTCGTATGCAGTCTCCTTTTCCTGGGATGGGGGGGATGCAATCACGTAGAGGGCAGACAGTGAGTATATGAGATATGAATGACTTAATGGTAGCATTTTAAAATGTTATGCTGAACAGGTAAACATTTGACACCCACCTTTGTCAGAGACAGCACCTCAGACTGTAGACAGCTGATTTCTTTCTGGAGATACTGGATCTCATTATCC harbors:
- the pane1 gene encoding centromere protein M is translated as MMSVLKPFNKLPELNTANILLVENEEQFQQKLADAIVQQEKTVNVIVRLAKNLPLPMENEESRPRIDLVVFIVNLTSDLSYKSTETSLKYLDPSYFLGKVCFLVTNARNASVPPERLVSVRKLAASFQCPFMCAEDQTTDGVTTAADRLLSILRVAAGLVPMATSLYLSTLTRCTVPADTDQQGFD
- the zgc:158803 gene encoding LUC7 domain-containing protein, which codes for MSAQAQMRAMLDQLMGTGRDGDSMRQRIKFTDERVCKSHLLDSCPHDILSGTRMDLGECVKVHDLALRADYEIASKQQEYFFELDAAEHLQSFIADCDRRTELAKKRLAETQEEISAEVAAKAERVHELNEEIGKLLARAEQLGGEGNVDEAQQVLEKVEKTRAMKKEAEDVYRNSMPASSFQQQKLRVCEVCSAYLGLHDNDRRLADHFGGKLHLGFIEIREKLDKLRKAVVEKQERMRTRRREERDREEEREREWELERERERETERERERERERERERERERERDRRRSRSRSGERYREGGSSSSHHSRRHRSSRSREEGGERDRERERKHRHKERHRSRSHSHRSKRKRSSRDRTSNTHDKERSPASQERWREAGGEAHRNDRPQFPGEDRERSTSPELARGRERERSVSIERDRRSSSEERESGEI